A single genomic interval of Vicinamibacterales bacterium harbors:
- a CDS encoding nucleotidyltransferase domain-containing protein, translated as FGSKARGDSRPDSDLDVLVVVTGDRVGAEDLAIDIAFDINVASDLYISPRVVTAGSLTDPVWRTTLFVQTVTRESVAL; from the coding sequence TTTGGCTCCAAGGCCAGGGGCGACTCTCGGCCGGACTCTGATCTCGACGTACTCGTGGTCGTCACCGGTGATCGCGTGGGGGCTGAAGACCTGGCCATCGACATTGCGTTCGACATCAACGTCGCGAGCGATCTCTACATCTCGCCGCGCGTCGTCACGGCGGGATCCCTCACAGATCCTGTGTGGCGCACGACGTTGTTCGTTCAGACGGTCACGCGCGAGAGCGTTGCGTTGTGA